The following are encoded together in the Humulus lupulus chromosome 5, drHumLupu1.1, whole genome shotgun sequence genome:
- the LOC133834371 gene encoding peroxidase 5-like, whose product MSSHKPAMTGFSLVLTVMILSFRSVHSQLRVGFYRNTCSLAEFIVKDEVMKAFFADRGVAAGLLRMHFHDCFVRGCDASVLIDSTATNTAEKDSPANNPSLRGFEVINKAKARLEALCKGVVSCADIVAFAARDSIQFSGGFGYGVPAGRRDGKVSLASEANTNLPPPSSNLDQLTQMFATKGFTQQEMVILSGAHTIGRSHCTIFSSRLYNFNGINGQDPSLDSAYAAQLKQQCPQGSTNPNLVVPMNPNSPTVADPGYYFDVLARRGLFTSDQALLSNAATANLVNQFARVPFLWTRMFADAMVKMGQIEVLTGSAGEIRANCNVINN is encoded by the exons ATGAGTTCACATAAGCCTGCCATGACTGGTTTCTCTCTTGTTCTGACAGTGATGATATTGTCGTTTCGAAGTGTTCATTCCCAGCTTCGAGTTGGGTTTTATAGAAACACTTGTAGTTTGGCTGAGTTTATAGTTAAAGATGAGGTTATGAAAGCCTTCTTTGCTGATCGAGGAGTGGCTGCTGGTCTTTTGAGAATGCACTTTCATGATTGCTTTGTTAGA GGTTGTGATGCTTCGGTGTTGATTGATTCCACAGCAACAAACACAGCAGAGAAGGACTCCCCTGCAAATAATCCAAGTTTGAGAGGATTTGAAGTCATAAACAAAGCAAAGGCAAGACTAGAAGCTTTGTGTAAAGGTGTCGTTTCATGTGCTGATATAGTAGCTTTTGCAGCAAGGGATAGCATACAGTTT AGTGGAGGGTTTGGATATGGGGTTCCTGCAGGAAGAAGAGATGGCAAGGTTTCATTAGCTTCTGAGGCAAACACAAACCTACCTCCCCCATCATCCAATCTGGACCAACTCACTCAAATGTTTGCCACAAAAGGTTTCACACAACAAGAAATGGTCATACTCTCTG GAGCTCACACAATTGGCCGCTCCCACTGCACGATTTTCAGTTCTAGATTGTACAACTTCAATGGAATAAACGGTCAGGACCCGAGTTTAGACTCGGCGTATGCAGCTCAGTTGAAGCAGCAGTGTCCACAAGGCAGTACAAATCCAAACTTGGTTGTTCCGATGAACCCTAATAGCCCTACCGTTGCTGATCCCGGCTACTATTTTGACGTTCTAGCACGGCGTGGCTTGTTCACATCCGACCAAGCTCTCCTGTCAAACGCAGCAACAGCTAACCTGGTGAATCAATTCGCTAGAGTTCCCTTTCTCTGGACGAGAATGTTTGCTGATGCAATGGTTAAGATGGGGCAAATTGAGGTCCTCACAGGCAGTGCTGGCGAAATTCGAGCAAATTGCAATGTCATTAACAACTAA
- the LOC133834372 gene encoding nascent polypeptide-associated complex subunit alpha-like protein 2, which translates to MSPAPVVEPTAAAETLTEEILSTEKPLKSSTQSEDEVIVEDVKDDKDEDDEDDDDDDEEDDEDVGLPGPDGTPKQSRSEKKSRKAMLKLGMKPVTGVSRVTIKRTKNILFFISKPDVFKSPHSETYIIFGEAKIEDLSSQLQTQAAQQFRMPDVSAVTAKADTSTAPAGVPADEEEEEVDETGVEARDIDLVMTQAGVSKTKAVKALKAHDGDIVSAIMELTT; encoded by the exons ATGTCACCGGCACCAGTCGTCGAGCCCACCGCCGCCGCCGAGACCCTGACCGAGGAGATCCTCTCCACCGAGAAACCCCTCAAGAGCTCTACTCAG AGCGAGGATGAAGTTATAGTTGAGGACGTTAAGGACGATAAGGACGAGGATGACGAAGATGATGACGACGATGACGAGGAGGACGACGAGGATGTGGGTCTTCCAG GCCCAGATGGGACTCCCAAGCAGAGCAGAAGTGAGAAGAAAAGTCGCAAGGCAATGTTGAAGCTCGGTATGAAGCCAGTTACAGGTGTTAGCAGGGTCACCATTAAAAGAACCAAAAAT ATCCTATTTTTCATCTCAAAACCTGATGTTTTCAAGAGCCCTCATTCCGAGACTTACATCATATTTGGGGAGGCAAAGATAGAGGATTTAAGCTCACAGTTGCAGACCCAAGCTGCCCAACAGTTCAGGATGCCAGACGTGAGCGCCGTGACAGCCAAAGCTGACACTTCCACTGCACCTGCTGGTGTCCCAGCCGACGAAGAAGAGGAAGAGGTTGACGAAACTGGTGTTGAGGCCAGGGACATTGATTTGGTGATGACACAAGCAGGAGTTTCAAAGACCAAGGCTGTTAAGGCTCTGAAGGCTCACGATGGGGACATTGTCAGTGCTATAATGGAGCTCACCACCTAA